One part of the Microlunatus elymi genome encodes these proteins:
- a CDS encoding beta-glucosidase family protein: MADPVTELLGRLTSAEKLSLLHQSAPAIDRLGLAAFNTGGEAAHSVAWRGTATVFPQPVGLAATWDPELLRRLGAVVGTELRAKRLSDPSIGLNVWAPVVNPLRHPRWGRNEEGLSEDPWLTAELATGYARGLRGDLERWRVVPTLKHFCGYNNETDRDVSSSVLSRRVLHEYELPAYRGPIAAGAAGAVMASYNLINGRPAHVSADLLDELRSWTDDSLLVVSDAYAPGNLAGSQRYFEDHPAGYAAALRAGVDSYTQDDARPAGTLAALTEALERGLITEADVDRAAERVLRLRERTGELDETDPYAAGPDKITEADLDRPEHRSLAREAVAASIVLLRNENLLPLQPTGRIAVIGPLADRVLCDWYSGTPPYRVSLADALSEAVGDNGEVRLVDGADRVALMPLSPVGEQTLAGSQTRPGYLRTNGGVITADGVMIGGSPESAAVVAITDWGHGICTITADTGKLWTVSDGRWVRADADRVGGWEVQQSFRLHRRLDGSCSIQHLGTRKWLRVDAAGALCVEVGRAEEATRFRTMIISDGCAAAADAADWADTVIVTVGNEPHLLGRETEDRPDLELPQSLTGLITTARQNCDRTVLAIISSYPYALDDVAAGSPAIVWSSHGGQELGHGLVDVLTGAADPGGRLAQAWPRLGQRLPDLLDYDIIGSRSTYWYDDQPPLFPFGHGLGYGEVRYQDLAIETGPDSVPVGAVVTVHNPGDRSMSEVVQAYTTAVEPRLAFPRRLAGFTKITLAPGETRRVVVELRREAFMIFDVVSSRMIIETGAYEVRVGSSVDDIRLQASVSMTGETVGPHPLEQGFAATAFDQSEDVRLVPRDPLRDEVVEADDGRIAFLAVDPGTSTTLELRVRNTARRSGRVTAWFGDHCLGTVPTDSQWTTQQLPISGPPARLELRLQSAAVDTLRGR, encoded by the coding sequence GTGGCTGATCCTGTGACCGAGCTGCTCGGCCGGCTGACGTCCGCGGAGAAGCTGTCTCTGCTGCATCAGTCCGCGCCGGCCATCGACCGACTCGGGCTGGCGGCCTTCAACACCGGCGGCGAGGCGGCGCACAGCGTGGCCTGGCGCGGGACCGCGACGGTGTTCCCGCAACCGGTCGGGTTGGCTGCGACCTGGGACCCGGAGTTGTTGCGCCGGCTCGGTGCCGTGGTCGGCACCGAGCTACGTGCCAAGCGGCTGAGTGATCCGTCGATCGGGTTGAATGTCTGGGCGCCCGTGGTCAATCCGTTGCGACATCCGCGCTGGGGTCGGAACGAAGAGGGGCTCAGCGAGGATCCGTGGCTGACCGCCGAACTCGCCACCGGGTACGCGCGCGGACTGCGTGGTGATCTTGAACGGTGGCGGGTGGTGCCGACCCTGAAGCACTTCTGCGGCTACAACAACGAGACCGATCGCGACGTCAGCTCGTCGGTGCTGTCGCGGCGGGTGTTGCACGAATACGAACTGCCGGCCTACCGCGGACCGATAGCCGCCGGCGCGGCCGGTGCGGTGATGGCGTCGTACAACTTGATCAACGGCCGACCCGCGCACGTCAGCGCCGATTTGTTGGACGAGTTGCGATCGTGGACCGACGACTCGCTGCTGGTCGTCTCGGATGCGTACGCGCCCGGCAACCTGGCGGGATCCCAACGCTACTTCGAAGATCATCCGGCCGGTTATGCGGCGGCCCTGCGCGCCGGGGTGGACTCCTACACCCAGGACGACGCCCGACCTGCCGGCACCTTGGCCGCGCTGACCGAGGCGCTGGAGCGTGGGCTGATCACCGAGGCCGACGTCGACCGTGCAGCCGAGCGCGTGCTGCGACTGCGGGAAAGGACCGGTGAGCTGGACGAGACCGACCCGTACGCCGCCGGGCCGGACAAGATCACCGAAGCTGATCTTGATCGACCGGAGCACCGATCGTTGGCGCGGGAAGCCGTGGCAGCCTCGATTGTGCTGCTCCGCAACGAGAATCTGCTGCCGCTGCAGCCGACGGGGAGAATCGCGGTGATCGGGCCGCTGGCCGACCGGGTGCTCTGCGACTGGTATTCGGGAACGCCGCCCTACCGGGTCTCCTTGGCCGACGCACTCAGTGAGGCGGTCGGCGACAATGGCGAGGTACGCCTGGTCGACGGTGCCGATCGGGTGGCGCTGATGCCGCTGTCGCCCGTGGGCGAACAGACGCTGGCCGGCAGCCAGACGCGTCCTGGCTACTTGCGCACGAATGGCGGGGTGATCACTGCCGACGGCGTCATGATCGGCGGCTCGCCGGAGTCGGCTGCCGTCGTCGCGATCACCGATTGGGGCCACGGCATCTGCACCATCACCGCAGACACCGGCAAGTTGTGGACGGTCTCGGACGGGCGCTGGGTACGAGCGGATGCGGACCGGGTCGGCGGCTGGGAAGTGCAGCAGAGCTTCCGCCTCCATCGCCGGCTCGACGGCAGCTGTTCGATCCAGCACCTTGGTACGCGCAAGTGGCTGCGAGTGGACGCGGCCGGTGCGCTCTGTGTTGAAGTCGGCCGGGCGGAGGAGGCGACCCGCTTCCGGACCATGATCATCTCCGACGGTTGCGCGGCAGCTGCGGACGCGGCGGACTGGGCCGACACCGTCATCGTGACGGTCGGCAACGAGCCGCATCTGCTCGGCCGGGAGACCGAGGACCGACCGGACCTCGAACTGCCGCAATCCCTAACAGGCTTGATCACAACGGCCCGGCAGAACTGTGATCGGACCGTGCTGGCGATCATCTCCAGCTATCCGTACGCGCTCGACGACGTCGCCGCGGGCAGTCCGGCGATCGTCTGGAGCAGCCATGGCGGTCAGGAACTCGGGCACGGGTTGGTGGACGTGCTGACCGGCGCCGCCGACCCCGGCGGCCGGCTGGCTCAGGCCTGGCCACGCCTCGGCCAGCGACTGCCGGACCTGCTGGACTACGACATCATCGGTTCGCGATCGACCTACTGGTACGACGATCAGCCGCCGCTGTTCCCGTTCGGCCACGGCCTGGGCTACGGCGAGGTGCGCTACCAGGATCTGGCGATCGAGACCGGCCCGGACTCGGTGCCGGTCGGTGCCGTGGTGACTGTGCACAATCCGGGCGATCGGTCGATGAGCGAGGTGGTCCAGGCGTACACGACGGCCGTTGAGCCCCGGCTTGCTTTCCCGCGGCGCTTGGCCGGTTTCACGAAGATCACGCTGGCGCCGGGTGAGACGCGTCGCGTTGTGGTTGAGTTGCGGCGCGAGGCGTTCATGATCTTCGACGTGGTGTCGTCGAGGATGATCATCGAGACCGGAGCGTACGAGGTCCGGGTCGGCAGCAGCGTGGACGACATCCGGCTGCAGGCGTCGGTGTCGATGACCGGTGAGACCGTCGGTCCGCACCCGTTGGAGCAGGGGTTCGCGGCGACCGCGTTCGATCAGTCCGAGGACGTCCGGCTGGTGCCTCGGGATCCGCTGCGGGACGAGGTCGTGGAGGCCGATGACGGCCGGATCGCCTTCCTCGCCGTCGATCCCGGCACCTCGACCACCCTGGAACTGCGGGTCCGCAATACGGCTCGCAGGTCGGGCCGGGTGACGGCATGGTTCGGCGACCACTGCCTCGGCACCGTGCCGACCGACTCGCAGTGGACGACCCAGCAGCTACCGATCAGCGGGCCGCCAGCACGATTGGAGCTGCGGCTCCAGTCGGCTGCCGTGGACACCCTGCGCGGCCGCTGA
- a CDS encoding LacI family DNA-binding transcriptional regulator, translating to MIDLAGRPRQRDIAARARVSQTTVSLVLNGKSEQYGITAETERRIRKAIAELGYVPSVTAQALRGGRNGLIGVHTFEPMFPTGADHYYYEFMVGIEQQATAAGQDLVMITSVHQAGAGQSIYREGTNRLRIADGAVILGFQEHDEELEELARQQFPFVFIGRRQRAAELMPYVVPDYVDGVRKMVQLIAELGHRRVAYLAGRAEMLPREQRFAGFRDGQAATGIELVAHLRREADEITAELINDLLRRSVTVMIVDSYPLAERIGTLCAAERIDIPDGLSVVSLDSLGYGSSRDWTHLESPRRDLGSRAVEILIELMNGEVARSYHELLPCPVRPGSTLLRR from the coding sequence TTGATCGACTTGGCCGGCCGTCCACGCCAACGCGACATCGCCGCTCGGGCGCGGGTGTCACAGACCACGGTCTCGTTGGTGCTCAACGGCAAGAGCGAGCAGTACGGGATCACCGCGGAAACCGAACGCAGAATCAGGAAGGCGATCGCCGAGCTCGGCTACGTGCCCAGCGTGACGGCCCAGGCGTTGCGGGGCGGCCGCAACGGGCTGATCGGTGTGCACACGTTCGAGCCGATGTTCCCGACCGGGGCCGATCACTACTACTACGAGTTCATGGTCGGCATAGAACAGCAGGCGACGGCAGCCGGACAGGATCTGGTCATGATCACCTCGGTGCACCAGGCCGGCGCTGGCCAGAGCATCTACCGCGAGGGCACCAACCGGCTCCGGATCGCCGACGGTGCGGTGATCCTCGGATTCCAGGAGCATGACGAGGAACTGGAGGAGCTGGCCAGGCAACAATTCCCGTTTGTGTTCATCGGGCGCCGGCAACGGGCGGCCGAGCTGATGCCGTACGTGGTGCCCGACTACGTCGACGGCGTCCGCAAGATGGTGCAGTTGATCGCCGAGCTGGGGCACCGCCGGGTTGCCTATCTGGCCGGCCGGGCGGAGATGTTGCCACGGGAGCAGCGATTCGCGGGCTTTCGCGACGGTCAGGCGGCAACCGGCATCGAGCTGGTCGCGCACCTTCGGCGCGAGGCGGACGAAATCACCGCGGAGTTGATCAACGACCTGCTGCGCCGGTCGGTGACGGTAATGATCGTGGACTCCTATCCATTGGCCGAGCGGATCGGGACGCTCTGCGCAGCCGAGCGGATCGACATACCGGATGGGCTGAGTGTGGTCAGTCTCGACTCGTTGGGATACGGCTCCAGCCGGGACTGGACCCACCTGGAGTCGCCTCGGCGTGACCTCGGCTCACGCGCGGTGGAAATCCTGATCGAACTGATGAACGGTGAAGTTGCGCGGAGTTACCACGAGCTGCTCCCCTGCCCGGTCCGCCCGGGAAGCACCTTGCTGCGCCGCTGA
- a CDS encoding FAD-dependent oxidoreductase → MEQNTDVLVVGGGLGGVAAALAALRLDRTVVLTEESPWLGGQLTSQAVPPDEHPWIAEQGASRSYRDLRSRIRGYYQRNYPLTDDAAGDPLLNPGGGGVSALCHEPRVAVAAIDELLAPYRSGGQLVVLMQHEPVAADTAGDQVTAVTLRDREAGDETTITAPMIIDATELGDLLELAGVEHVNGAESRDDTGELHAVDGPAQPLDQQSFTWCFALDYLPDGDFTIDKPATYDFWRGYQLDFWPAPMLSWEDVAPTTLQPRSRPIFADPDSARGAVANDLWHYRRIFTIKHHQPGRYVSDVTLVNWPQIDYLEGPLIGVDPQEREKHLEGSRQQSLSFLYWMQTEAPRLDGGAGYRGLRPRGDLLGSHDHLALRPYIRESRRIRAEFTVLEEHVGVEERAAKGLPAGSAEFADSVGVGSYRIDLHPSWGGDNPRRTYVDVSSYPFQVPLGALIPQRVENLLPGNKNIGTTHITNGCYRLHPVEWSIGEAAGALAAYSLNTGHTPRKVRADTELTADFQRLLTDKLGFQLGWPEEIRTHAR, encoded by the coding sequence ATGGAGCAGAACACGGACGTGCTCGTCGTCGGCGGCGGTCTCGGCGGAGTCGCGGCAGCGCTGGCCGCGCTGCGGCTCGACCGGACGGTCGTACTGACCGAGGAGTCGCCGTGGCTCGGCGGCCAGCTCACCTCGCAGGCGGTGCCGCCGGACGAGCATCCGTGGATCGCCGAGCAGGGCGCGAGTCGTAGCTATCGCGATCTCCGGTCGCGGATCCGCGGTTACTACCAACGCAACTATCCGCTGACCGACGACGCGGCCGGCGATCCGCTGCTCAACCCCGGTGGCGGCGGGGTGAGCGCGTTGTGTCACGAGCCGCGGGTCGCGGTGGCCGCCATCGACGAGCTGCTGGCGCCGTACCGCTCCGGTGGCCAACTGGTGGTGCTGATGCAACACGAGCCGGTCGCCGCGGACACCGCCGGTGATCAAGTCACCGCAGTCACCCTCCGCGACCGCGAGGCCGGTGACGAGACCACGATCACCGCGCCGATGATCATTGACGCGACCGAGCTCGGAGACCTGCTGGAGCTGGCCGGGGTCGAGCATGTCAACGGTGCGGAGAGCCGGGACGACACCGGTGAGCTGCATGCCGTCGACGGTCCGGCGCAGCCGCTGGATCAGCAGTCCTTCACCTGGTGTTTCGCGCTGGATTACCTGCCGGACGGCGATTTCACCATCGACAAGCCGGCCACGTACGACTTCTGGCGCGGCTACCAGCTCGACTTCTGGCCGGCGCCGATGCTGTCCTGGGAGGATGTCGCGCCGACCACCCTGCAGCCGAGGAGCCGGCCGATCTTCGCCGACCCGGACTCGGCGCGCGGTGCGGTCGCCAACGACCTGTGGCACTACCGGCGGATCTTCACCATCAAGCATCATCAACCGGGCCGTTACGTCAGCGACGTGACCCTGGTCAACTGGCCGCAGATCGATTACCTGGAAGGGCCGCTGATCGGCGTCGACCCGCAGGAACGGGAGAAGCACCTGGAGGGTTCACGGCAGCAGAGTTTGTCCTTCCTGTATTGGATGCAGACCGAAGCGCCACGGCTGGACGGTGGCGCCGGCTATCGGGGTCTGCGTCCGCGCGGTGATCTTCTCGGCAGTCATGATCATTTGGCACTGCGGCCCTACATCCGTGAGTCGCGGCGGATCAGGGCCGAGTTCACCGTGCTCGAGGAACACGTCGGGGTGGAAGAGCGCGCCGCCAAGGGATTGCCGGCCGGGTCGGCCGAATTCGCCGATTCGGTCGGCGTCGGCTCCTACCGGATCGACCTGCATCCCAGCTGGGGCGGTGACAATCCACGCCGCACCTACGTCGACGTCTCCAGCTACCCGTTCCAGGTCCCGCTCGGTGCGCTGATCCCGCAGCGCGTGGAGAATCTGCTGCCCGGCAACAAGAACATCGGCACCACCCACATCACCAACGGCTGCTACCGGCTGCATCCGGTGGAGTGGTCGATCGGCGAAGCCGCAGGTGCCTTGGCCGCGTACAGCCTGAACACCGGCCACACGCCACGCAAGGTGCGCGCGGACACCGAACTGACCGCCGATTTCCAGCGACTGCTCACCGACAAGCTCGGCTTCCAGCTCGGCTGGCCGGAGGAGATCCGTACTCACGCTCGCTGA